A single window of Zea mays cultivar B73 chromosome 10, Zm-B73-REFERENCE-NAM-5.0, whole genome shotgun sequence DNA harbors:
- the LOC100381533 gene encoding disease resistance protein PIK6-NP-like isoform X1 has translation MELALGAMTSLALKLGDLLMEEYVVQKGLKPDIESLSRELVMMNAALIDASRVPPDQLTEVEKLWARKVRDLSYDMEDAVDDFILRVAGGDDSAADSKFFKKTLAMVKDVMSMKKFKDRRQISDKVKDIKKLSNELAELRAKYTVRGVGADLAASTGIDPRVINLYKKETDLVGIKKSRNKVIRMLSMETKDDDALESHQALKIVSIVGVGGLGKTTLAKTVHDMLKKQFDCSAFISIGRTPNLNRTFEKMLLKLDREYKQVDMARWDLEQFKNELDEFLKDKRYLIVVDDIWDVDSWEAIRYALKDNNCGSRIIMTTRNFGIVTKLEEVYRLKPLSNANSKKLFYKRIESQEGESLDGELSSKIIHKCGGIPLAIIAIASLLVERSREEWSEVYDKIGLGNEDNTTKIMSYSYYDLPPYLKPCLLQLSIYPEDCIIDTNSTIWKWIGEGLVHLEKEEGSLFKVGERYFKELVNRSMIQPTEDKNDRFVEGFRIHDIVFDLICKLSKDEDFITISGQHSSRDSLRREKKTCVPRSDCKLRRLAVRNQRVQRFPEETIDMPEVLRSLSIIDCNIEVMAPIDSFRVCRVLHLGKSYVPISLKHLGKLLHLKFLEIVYTPIDELPKEIGHLRSLQTLILDRTGLDELPPVVCSLTRLMCLIAQGFERLPADRMGNLTSLEELRLRRVVGRSATQALVAELGKLTRLRVVDITFSEQLEESLQEALVQSLSNLRGLQELTLLFKMTRWGSDMWGDWEPPRQLRRLIIEGIIVFSRQPRWINRSCLPRLCYLSLMVHTLEAQDLDNLARLPELQYLTLDGLSWPPRYTVGPDDFRNLRFCKVGTTFEFRKGAMPRLEVLQFRVFAGYYCWAYNGVPFEQFPTKDLDLDLDNVLLLQQVIVKVNCVGATVTQVEEVEAVVMRAVENHANRPTIKMNRAYEIAILSDEGREALLRRHIEKDCCVRTMKDKSDAFFISQLRRYRHLQKAIIFIDCSGASMCEVQKVEAAFRHAAEVHPNHPSIELIRTNTDGMASSSSDHPNTEPRN, from the exons ATGGAGCTCGCCTTGGGGGCCATGACCAGCTTGGCCCTTAAGCTAGGCGACCTGCTCATGGAGGAGTATGTCGTGCAGAAGGGCCTCAAGCCCGACATCGAGTCTCTCTCCAGGGAGCTTGTGATGATGAACGCCGCTCTCATCGACGCGTCCCGGGTTCCACCTGACCAGCTCACCGAGGTGgaaaagctttgggcacgcaaggTCCGGGACCTGTCGTATGACATGGAGGACGCCGTCGACGATTTCATCCTGCGTGTGGCTGGTGGTGACGACTCTGCCGCCGACTCAAAATTCTTCAAGAAGACCCTTGCCATGGTCAAGGACGTGATGTCGATGAAGAAGTTCAAGGATCGGCGCCAGATCTCCGACAAGGTCAAAGACATCAAGAAACTCTCCAACGAGTTAGCTGAACTTCGTGCCAAGTACACGGTAAGGGGTGTGGGCGCTGATCTCGCCGCGAGCACCGGCATCGACCCTCGTGTCATCAATCTGTACAAGAAAGAGACAGATCTCGTTGGCATCAAGAAGTCAAGGAACAAAGTCATTAGGATGCTGTCTATGGAGACCAAAGATGATGATGCACTTGAGTCCCATCAGGCTCTAAAGATAGTGTCTATAGTCGGGGTTGGAGGACTAGGTAAGACTACTCTAGCCAAAACAGTGCATGACATGCTTAAGAAGCAATTCGACTGTTCTGCTTTTATTTCTATTGGTAGAACTCCTAATCTGAATAGGACATTCGAGAAGATGCTATTGAAACTTGATCGTGAGTATAAACAAGTTGACATGGCCAGATGGGATCTAGAACAATTTAAAAACGAACTGGATGAATTCTTGAAGGACAAGAG GTACTTGATCGTTGTTGATGACATATGGGATGTTGACTCATGGGAAGCAATCAGATATGCCTTGAAGGACAATAATTGTGGAAGTAGAATAATCATGACTACTCGTAATTTTGGGATTGTCACGAAATTAGAAGAGGTTTATAGATTAAAACCTCTTTCTAATGCAAACTCCAAGAAATTGTTCTACAAAAGAATAGAGAGTCAGGAAGGAGAAAGCCTTGATGGTGAACTCTCTAGTAAAATCATACATAAATGTGGCGGCATACCATTGGCTATCATTGCAATAGCTAGTTTGTTGGTTGAAAGATCACGTGAGGAGTGGTCAGAAGTGTACGACAAGATTGGTCTTGGGAATGAAGACAATACAACAAAGATAATGTCATACAGCTACTATGATCTGCCTCCTTATCTCAAGCCATGTCTGCTGCAACTAAGCATATATCCAGAAGACTGTATCATTGATACAAACTCTACCATATGGAAGTGGATAGGTGAAGGTCTAGTTCATCTTGAGAAAGAAGAGGGTAGCCTATTTAAggttggagaaagatacttcaagGAGCTTGTGAATAGAAGCATGATCCAGCCGACAGAGGACAAAAATGATCGGTTTGTAGAAGGGTTCCGTATTCACGACATTGTGTTTGATCTCATCTGTAAGTTGTCCAAGGATGAAGACTTCATTACCATTAGCGGGCAACATTCATCTCGGGATAGTTTAAGAAGAGAGAAGAAAACATGTGTGCCTCGCTCAGACTGCAAGCTACGTCGGCTGGCCGTCCGAAATCAACGTGTGCAGCGCTTCCCTGAAGAAACCATCGACATGCCAGAGGTGTTGAGATCACTTAGCATTATAGATTGTAATATTGAGGTTATGGCCCCAATTGATAGCTTCAGGGTTTGCCGTGTGCTGCATCTGGGGAAGAGCTACGTACCCATCAGCCTAAAGCATCTGGGGAAGCTGTTGCATCTCAAGTTCCTAGAGATAGTATACACGCCTATTGATGAGCTCCCTAAGGAAATTGGGCATCTGAGGTCTCTTCAGACACTGATATTAGACCGTACTGGACTAGACGAGCTGCCACCGGTTGTTTGCTCGCTTACACGGTTGATGTGCCTGATAGCCCAGGGGTTCGAAAGGTTGCCAGCTGACAGGATGGGGAACCTAACGTCCCTGGAGGAGCTACGACTACGTAGGGTAGTTGGCCGGAGTGCCACCCAAGCCCTAGTGGCAGAGCTTGGCAAGCTGACGAGGTTGAGGGTGGTCGACATCACCTTTTCAGAGCAGCTAGAGGAGAGCTTGCAAGAAGCATTGGTGCAATCTCTGTCCAATCTGCGGGGACTCCAGGAACTAACGCTTTTGTTTAAAATGACACGGTGGGGAAGCGATATGTGGGGAGACTGGGAGCCACCAAGGCAGCTCCGGCGCCTGATTATTGAAGGCATCATCGTCTTCTCACGACAGCCTCGATGGATCAACCGCTCCTGTCTGCCACGCCTCTGCTACTTATCTCTGATGGTGCACACTCTTGAAGCACAGGACCTAGATAATCTAGCGAGGTTGCCAGAGCTCCAGTACCTCACGCTAGATGGTCTCAGCTGGCCTCCAAGGTATACTGTTGGCCCAGACGACTTCAGGAATCTGAGGTTCTGCAAAGTGGGCACAACGTTCGAGTTTCGTAAGGGCGCCATGCCAAGGCTCGAAGTGCTGCAATTTAGAGTTTTTGCAGGGTACTATTGTTGGGCATACAATGGTGTGCCGTTCGAGCAGTTCCCAACGAAGGATCTTGACTTGGACCTGGATAACGTCCTTTTACTTCAGCAAGTAATAGTCAAAGTCAACTGCGTAGGTGCTACTGTCACACAAGTGGAGGAGGTGGAGGCCGTGGTCATGCGTGCCGTGGAAAATCATGCCAACCGTCCAACCATAAAAATGAATCGAGCATATGAAATAGCTATCCTATCCGACGAAGGGCGGGAGGCTCTG CTTCGGCGACACATTGAAAAGGATTGCTGCGTGCGCACGATGAAGGATAAATCTGATGCTTTCTTCATCAGCCAGCTGCGGAGGTATCGACATCTTCAGAAAGCCATTATTTTCATCGACTGTTCGGGTGCCAGCATGTGTGAGGTGCAGAAAGTGGAAGCAGCTTTTAGACATGCAGCCGAGGTTCATCCTAACCATCCAAGTATTGAACTTATCAGAACAAACACCGACGGAATGGCCTCCTCCTCATCTGACCATCCCAACACAGAG CCCAGGAATTGA
- the LOC103640669 gene encoding protein ROOT PRIMORDIUM DEFECTIVE 1-like, whose protein sequence is MASILSGARSLHSLALLSRMLGETTQLGPFNRSVQRRWRKPVDSARTRLEGRTRDHRLDKLMVQLRNLRLALALHEVISQQRNGYASLQLLSRWRHEVGLNIEVGAFLKKYPHVFQTYVHPVKRNHCCKVTQKMSDLIAEEDAVVRENEVGVVQRLKKLLMLSVDGTLNMHALWLIRRELGLPDDYRSSILPNHRHDLILKSPDTLSLFSRDETLAVAKVDEWRKREYTEKWLAESETKYAFPINFPTGFKVQKGFREKLKNWQRLPYTKPYEKNDSHPICNVERLEKRIVGVLHELLSLTVERMMPLERLSHFRRLYTMEVNLREFFLKYPGIFYISTKGSTQTVILRDSYSKGYLIEPNPVYIVRRKMLDLVLSGSRNVGECQQDSATWSAEEHDLGSSHGCQDNIC, encoded by the coding sequence ATGGCATCGATCTTATCTGGAGCAAGGAGCCTTCACTCACTCGCTCTGCTATCGCGGATGTTGGGCGAGACGACTCAGCTCGGTCCTTTTAACCGCAGCGTGCAGCGGAGGTGGAGAAAGCCTGTAGATTCGGCAAGAACACGTCTTGAGGGAAGAACGAGGGATCATAGGCTGGACAAACTAATGGTTCAGCTGAGGAACTTGAGGCTGGCCTTGGCTTTGCATGAGGTGATATCTCAGCAGAGGAACGGATACGCGTCTCTCCAGCTCCTCTCAAGGTGGAGGCATGAGGTCGGGCTGAACATTGAGGTCGGTGCTTTCCTCAAGAAATACCCCCACGTGTTTCAGACCTACGTGCACCCTGTCAAGAGGAACCACTGCTGCAAGGTCACGCAGAAGATGTCCGACTTGATCGCAGAGGAAGACGCTGTGGTCAGGGAGAATGAGGTCGGCGTAGTTCAGCGGCTGAAGAAACTTCTCATGCTCTCTGTGGATGGAACTCTGAACATGCACGCGTTATGGCTCATAAGAAGGGAGCTTGGGCTTCCTGATGATTACAGGTCCTCTATACTGCCGAACCATCGACATGATTTAATTCTCAAATCCCCAGATACTCTATCACTTTTCTCTAGGGATGAAACATTGGCTGTAGCTAAGGTCGACGAGTGGAGGAAAAGGGAGTACACAGAAAAATGGCTAGCTGAATCAGAGACAAAATATGCTTTCCCGATCAACTTCCCAACTGGATTTAAGGTTCAAAAAGGTTTCAGGGAGAAACTCAAGAACTGGCAGAGGCTTCCCTACACCAAACCTTATGAGAAGAATGATTCGCATCCGATATGCAACGTGGAGCGGCTTGAGAAACGCATTGTTGGTGTTCTTCATGAGCTTTTGAGCCTGACGGTCGAAAGGATGATGCCACTTGAGAGACTGTCACACTTCAGAAGATTGTACACCATGGAGGTAAACCTGCGAGAATTTTTTCTCAAGTATCCAGGCATTTTCTACATCTCGACGAAAGGAAGCACACAGACAGTCATCCTAAGGGATAGTTACAGTAAAGGATATCTGATTGAGCCTAACCCTGTGTACATTGTGCGGAGGAAGATGCTGGACCTGGTATTATCTGGATCTCGTAACGTTGGTGAATGCCAACAGGATAGTGCAACTTGGTCAGCTGAGGAGCATGATCTGGGAAGCAGCCATGGGTGCCAGGATAACATATGCTAG
- the LOC100383460 gene encoding Aladin-like, translating to MPSFPPPGAVTICEINRDLVAVDALSDDRAKDAYGDVLGMVFAPIPFQPEALLLASREPAAPAADQVEPADTVPTAGLAATISDFFRRMVFPPLDPNLLEEFDTQKVSWNPYKHCLAFVSGKNQVTVQDFEDSDAKEPCILTNDHQTDVKAVEWRPNSGKMIAVACKGGICLWSASYPGNVPFMKSGVTSSSFSAFPRGSGGQWILVDVLRGSSAELVSALCWKPDGRYLASASCNSSSFTIWDVSQGLGTPIRRGLSNISLVRWSPSGDYLLVAKFDGTFHFWETNTWTSEPWSSSNGYVSGANWDPEGRVALLSFSNSTTLGSIHFSSKPPSLDAHLLPVELPEISSLIVSRGIEKLAWDASGERLALSFRDGNEMYRGLIAIYDVRRSPLVSLSLVGFIRGPGEGAKPLAFAFHSKFKQGPLLSVCWSSGWCCTYPLILRPR from the exons ATGCCGAGCTTCCCTCCGCCGGGCGCCGTCACCATCTGCGAGATCAACCGCGACCTCG TTGCGGTGGATGCCCTCTCCGACGACCGCGCCAAGGACGCATATGGGGATGTCCTC GGGATGGTGTTCGCCCCGATTCCGTTCCAGCCGGAGGCTCTTCTTCTCGCCAGCCGCGAGCCTGCTGCTCCTGCCGCGGACCAAGTCGAGCCTGCTGACACTGTGCCCACCGCTGGTTTGGCAGCCACCATATCCGACTTCTTCAGGCGGATGGTCTTCCCTCCACTAGAC CCAAATCTGCTAGAAGAATTTGACACGCAGAAAGTAAGTTGGAATCCATACAAGCATTGCTTAGCATTCGTGTCTGGGAAGAACCAGGTTACTGTCCAAGACTTTGAGGACTCAG ATGCTAAAGAACCATGCATTTTAACAAATGATCATCAAACGGATGTTAAGGCTGTTGAGTGGAGACCAAATAGTGGGAAGATGATTGCAGTTGCCTGCAA AGGAGGGATATGCCTCTGGTCGGCATCATATCCTGGCAATGTCCCATTCATGAAATCTGGGGTCACTTCTTCTTCCTTTAGTGCCTTCCCTAGAGGTTCTGGTGGTCAGTGGATACTTGTGGATGTTCTTCGTGGCTCTTCTGCTGAGCTCGTTAGTGCACTTTGTTGGAAACCTGATGGAAG ATACTTGGCATCTGCCTCATGTAATAGTTCATCTTTCACAATTTGGGATGTGTCTCAAG GGTTGGGAACTCCTATACGGCGTGGATTAAGCAATATATCATTAGTGCGGTGGTCACCCAGTGGAGATTACCTTCTAGTTGCTAAATT TGATGGTACTTTTCACTTCTGGGAGACAAACACATGGACTTCAGAACCCTGGTCTTCGTCTAATGGATATGTGTCT GGAGCAAATTGGGACCCAGAAGGTCGAGTTGCATTATTATCCTTTTCTAACTCGACGACGCTTGGTTCAATTCACTTCTCATCGAAGCCACCATCTTTAG ATGCTCACCTCCTACCAGTTGAACTTCCAGAAATTTCCTCCCTGATTGTTAG CCGAGGCATAGAGAAATTAGCATGGGACGCATCGGGGGAACGTCTGGCACTGTCGTTCAGAGATGGAAACGAAATGTACCGTGGCCTGATCGCGATATATGACGTGCGGAGATCTCCACTCGTCTCACTATCACTAGT TGGGTTCATCCGGGGACCTGGAGAAGGAGCAAAGCCGCTCGCCTTTGCTTTTCATAGCAAGTTTAAGCAGGGGCCATTGCTTTCCGTG TGTTGGAGCAGTGGCTGGTGCTGTACGTATCCGCTGATACTTCGTCCTCGTTGA